Part of the Temnothorax longispinosus isolate EJ_2023e chromosome 5, Tlon_JGU_v1, whole genome shotgun sequence genome is shown below.
CTCTAATTAGAGAAATTGCGCGCCCGCATTGAACCTCCGTTCTTATCAGTTCGATGTAGATTCCACGCTGATACACTCTGTCGTAACTCTCTATCGGGGTCGATTTAAATTCCGCGGCAGGTTCGCCGAGACGCGTAAGAGAAGTTCTCCACGTGAGAAACGAACGAATACTCCGATCTGCCTTGCACGTACGTTACATATCGACGTTACGTGTCGCGTTCAATTTACGTATATTCTTAGATTGAGATTTAACACCGAAGTGGCAAGGGTTACTTTACCGATAATATTCTGGACGACGCCTTCGATACGTTTTACAGCGCGGCCACCTCAACAATTATCCGTCAGGACCACGATGGACGCGCGCATCATCCAACGAACGGCAAAAACGAGACGCAGTCCGGCCACAAACTGGTCGCTTCCCCGGCCGGACTTTTGCGGCCCGACAAGTTTCAGTTTTATACCTACGACGACAAGGGCGATATGATTACGCGGCAGATGACCGCTCAGGAAATTCAAGGTCTCATCGCGGCAGGTGGGGCGGATCACGTCGCGATGGACAGGCAGGAGCCTCAAAAAGCCGACGATGTCCTGACGGGCGGCAAAAAGGTCGGTTCCCCGTTTCACTTGTTTCGCGTCTTTTGTCTCGTAACCATATAGATGGCTAATAGCGCGACTAATACAgaatactataatatttattacgtcTAAATTAGAATACTTTGGATATTGCCGAAAATGAATGAAAGCAAATGATGAAATTGATATGATGTACGTTTGACAATTAGATCGAGCCAAAGCCAtctaaaaacattaattaaataatattttttataattaattaatcctaAATTGGGATGAAAAAAAACCGCGTGGTCTAAGCGTCGTAATATTTTCGCAACTGCTCTGTCTAACATCGATCGTATAGATTTCTAAAAACTGTTAGATTATATTTAGATACAAGAACGAAGCGAGCAAGAACGTACGAGGTAGGAGCTAACGGAGCTGTCACGTCTCTCTTCGTTTACGGATTTAATACATTCCATCCGTCGCATTTTAGGTCATGGATGTGGTACAGAAGGTACAGAACGTGCTGAAGAGCGCACTCGATAAGCCACCGACCTTAACGGGTTCGATACCGAAGATTCCGGAACACGCGAACGTCGAATGGAGCAACATTCTACCTTCGATTCTATCCGGCGAGACGGACGCGATCTCCCCGAACGGCGAATCCAGCCAACTGTCGCACAAGATTACGACGGAGAGGACGGAAGTTGAGTCGACGTCGAGACATCCGACGAAAAAACCGACGACGTCGGACGTTCAGACGAACGCGTACGCCGGCTTTACCAATAACGCGCAGGGGAAACCTCAGCATGGCCATCACTCGCAGCAAACGGCAGCGACCGAGAAACCGATGATCCCGGTTCCGGTCATCACCCTGACGGAACACAAGTTGTCCACGTTGCAATCCGCCGTTACCGAGAGTCCCATCTTCCAGATAATCAGCGTGATTCCGGTCGAGAGTGTCGCGATCAAGGGAGGCCAGACCGACCTTCCGTCTACAGCTGGTACCAGTGCCGCGAGTTCGGCGATCACCCAGTCGCCCGCTCAGACCGAGGGAAGTCAAACGGAACAGTACGTCGAATTGACTCTGTCCGAAGTGCCCGAAGGCATAACGTTCCCGCAGCTGACGAGCCTAGACATGTATCCCGTAAGTATTACGAAGCAGACGACCACGAGCAACAAGGTCGGAAGCCAAGGGATGGAAGCCGCGGCGACCTATTCGACGACCACGCCGGGCGTATCGATGCATTCCTCCGTCACGAAGAAGACCGTGACGCAAGGCGGGTCCGGCGAGTCGACGAGCGCGACCGACAAGATCTCTCCCTTGAACGCGAGTTACGTTCTCGTACAGAGTAAGAACAATACGAAGGTATCTGACGATTCCTCGTTCGCGTCTGGCGTTACGAAAGGATCTCAAGCGAGCGGGACGTACAATGACGATAAGGTAATCCCACAAACCGATACCCTCGCCACCCCGGTGCCGATTTCCCATGCGTCTTCGAAACCCGAGGAGGAGGGGTCCAACGAAACCACGCCGCGCTCACCGTCCACGCTCGCTTCCGTTACGAGAATCAAGGCCCCGACCGTCCCGACGTCGTTGCACACGCTCATCTCGGATCATTATCTCGGCGAGGGCTTCTCAACGGTTACGAAAGAGCCGTCGGGCCCGGTTACGTCGACATACGGGGAGAATTATCTTAATCCTCTGCCGACCGAGATTCAATCCTCGCCGCCGATAGAACCGTTACCCACGCAGTTAATCGACTCCTTCTCGAGTGTAATAAATCAAGTTTCGGAAGTGAAACCACCTGTCTTGCCCCTGTCGTCTACGTCGAACGAAAGGCCCGAGATACCGATCGTGAATATTAATTACGATCAGAGGCGCAACGTATCCGAGGCGAACGAGACCGCGGTCGTAAAAGAGGAGAATTTCAGGCCCGTCGTTAATACGCAAACCTACGTAACCGTTACCACAGAGATCCCGTCACGAGACGCAACTCCCGAGCTCGTTGAACATTCCGTCATCTATCGGCCTCTCAACGCGGTGGACGGGGAATCAAGCACGATCGGTGTTCCCGCGAGCTCCCAGATTACGGCGACGACATCAACAACTTCGACTAAGATCGGAGCGACGAATAATAGAGTAGTGATCAGTAATTCAGCCACGACGCCAGCTGGGCTCAAATCGACCGCAACGATTTCCGGATCAACGGCACCCTCGTTCGTGCAGCTTCAACTCGAGAAGTCGCACGCTACGGTCGCGGCTCCGCCGGCGGGCCAGACCGAAAGTCCCGCGGCTCCCGAGAGTACCGCCGACAGAATCGCACCTTCCGAAAAGACCTCTACGTCGATAGCGCATAATGCAGCCAAAACCCAATCGACAATCGCACCGATCGACACGAGTCTatcgtcgattaagcctatgACGACCAACGAATACTTTGACAACGCTCTCGCGAGCTTGAACCTGAGCGATCCGGTGTCCGCGATCGATCAAGTATTGAGCATCGCACCGCTACCGTCCAGCATCCCCGCGATTGAGCCGATCGGTTTACCCAGCAACGCATCGAATTTCACGGCTAGCGGTTTAGCGAGCGGCCTCATCGCCGGATTTGCAACGAGCACGTCAGGCGTGTCGACCGACAAAATTAACAGCGATCAAACGGTTGAGAACAAATCGGACGAGTACACGAAGCTTACCCAAGAATCTATCGAAAATGTCACTAAAATATATGAAGAGATTGTGGGACTTGATCTAAACGATCAGAAGGAAAGAAACGTTACGCAGTCGACGCAAGAGACATTAACGGACCCGGCTCGAAACGGTACATTAATTTACGGCGCACTGACGCAGACGAAAGAGTCGAATGATACTTTGGAACCGATTAAATTGTCGAGTAGTAACGAGAAATTCGACAATTCTACGAAAGCACCTTTATCATCCCCGGCAAATAAGTTCACAACCGTCAATGATGAAGCAAAGGACGGTGTTGGGCAGAGCGCAACGACCGTGAGAATCATCATCGTAAATCCTGAGCGGACGACAACGACTCGTTCGCCAGGCGTCAATAAAACGACGCTTGGTGCGAGCAACAACCAGAAGAAAACGGAAATCAAGGAGAAGGTGAAAACCACAGAAGCGCCCATTGTGAGGACGGACCAAAGTCCAGAATTTTCTCAGGTATCCGTGATAGTCGCGAATGACACCAGAAACTCAGGACAGGCGGAGAGCAGCCCGAAAATAGAGGTGTTAGGCGAAAAGAATGGTTCGTTCGCGGATACTTCGCCAGTGACGAAGGAGACCGTAGCGATTCCCTCCGTCAATGATTCCACCTCCGAGTTGTACAACTCACCCGCGCATAGTAACCTAACAGCGGATACCTCCGTTTCGAACGTTACGTCTGACAGCGCTATCGAATCGAATCAAAATTCTACCGATTCTGCATTTTCACAGCATCCAAATCGCGTTACCAGCACAGTTGGCTACAAAGACGTAGATGACACGCAGAATAAAAAGGACGAAAATAACAATGACTCTTCTCCTCAATCAATCCAAGAACACACCGATAGCTCGATCAAGGTTGTAACACAGGAATCGACGGGCAACGCAAGCGGGAACAAAGGGGATACTCCCCGGCCTGACAACCCTGTCAATAATACGTCAAATCAGAGTGTGGCGCAGATTGCATCGACGTCAATAAAGAGCGACGGACATTCGGATAATAGCACGGAGAACAAGACCGCGTCTTTGAAACATTCCGAGAGTTCGCCAAAGCCGGACGTGACACGCTTGCAGGCGTCGACGCCACCCTCGAGTGCTCCGGTCCGTCAGACGTTGAAGCCCACGGTCGGTCATAGACCGTCGGAGAAGTCCGACGTTACGAAGACTGAGGCAGACGTAATCGCGGAGGACAAGTGGACGCTCATATCGCAACAGGTCCCGCCGACCGTGTCGAAGCTTCCGAAGCCTTCGAAACCGCCGAAGCCGCTGAGGAAACCGGTCAATAACGCTCAGACGTCGTCACCGTTGTCATCGCCTCCAACCTCGAGTGAGAGCACCGTGGTTCGTTCTCCAGGAGCTGAAGCGGCGGCGCATCAGCAAGATCAGCAACATTTCCCGACGCAGTCCCTCCTACCGCTGGACGCGTCTCAGAGCGCAATTGGCTTGGACATCACCATAAGACACACGAGCGCCGACATTGTGAATTTCGCCAAGCTGTGCAACGAGCTGGCCTTCAATTTCTGGGTGGCCACCAACAAGGGTCTGAGCACCGCGAGATCGCTGGCGCTATCGCCGTTCGGCATGACCAGCTTGCTGGCGATGATCTTCCTGGGCGCTCGCGGCCCGACGTCTGATCAGATGAACGAGGTCCTCGGTCTGGACGACGTGGCCACGTTCAATCCGCACCTGGTCTTCCAGAACATAACCGACGCGGTGGGCCTGGCTCGCGGGCAGGGCATCGCGAACGCCGCCTTCGTCCGCGAGCTGTTCGCCGATAAGATGAAAGTCAGGAAACTCATGCCCTTCTACAAGGAACAGGCGCAGCAATTCTACGAGGGCCTCGTGACCGAGGTGAATTTCGCCACCATCAGCGATCTCGTGCGCAGGAGAACGAATCTGCTGGTCAGGAAGCAGACCGGTGGCCGAATCAAGGACTTCGTCAAGACGAACACGGTGCCGCTCAGATCACCCTTGGCGGCGCTCTCCGCCAACGTGTTCCAGACCGATTGCAACAGCAGTCTGACCAGTTCCGTCGGCAGGGACGGCGAGCTGTACTTCGCCGTCTCGCCGGCTGTCCGACAAAGGAAACTCATCCCGGTCCCGGCCACGACTTGGCGATCGGGTGTCCTGGCCGGCTACGAGCCCAGCATCGACGCTACGGCGGTCGCTCTCGGTGGCAGCGACAAGTTGGTTTCGACGATCTTCGTGCTGCCGGGTCAGCAGGGCCACACAGCGCCCGGCGACAACCTGGATCGTCTCGAGCAGCGCCTCGTCAGAAGCGCGTTCCGCGACGGCGCCTGGAACAAGCTGCTCAAGGTTCTGATATCGAGACACGGTCTCGAGCTGCAGGTGCCCAAGTTCAGTCACAGGTCTGTGGTCAACGCGACCGCCGCTTTGAAGAGGATGGGCCTCGACGAGCTCTTCTCGGGCAACGCCGACTTTAAGGGCATAAATGGCGTAGGTCACCGTCTTCACTTAGCCGACGTGTTACAGGTAAGATACATCCATCTGCTCGATACGCTCGATACGCGCAAAAACGCTATACTTATACTCGTGAATTTTCTTCGCAGATGAATTTGTTCAGCACCTGTGGCGACGAGAATATTCTCAGCGGGCGACATCACGTAGAAACGTATCCCGCGAGTCCATTAAGGAGAAACGTTGGACGACGAATGGAGGACGACAATTCCGGCAACGTTACCGAGGAGGATACGTCGAGATACCGCGCGCTGTCGCAAGAGGACAATGGGGATTCTTACGCGGACCAATCGCTCACGGATCTGTACGGATTCTACAGGGAGGAGAGGCAGCTCTCCGGATCGTTGGAGAGACCGAGATTGAAGCTCGACAGGCCCTTCTTATACTTCGTCCGGCATAATCCTTCCGGCATAATACTTCACATGGGACGTTTCAATCCGCGATTACTGCCCTAAACGGAGGCCCAAACTATCTTCCAACCGAATGCCATTAATTCGATCCTGTTCCTTCTATTCGACATCCACAAATTTTTGTACGACCGAGGAAAATAACTGACTCTCGAGATACAATTGCTCAAACCACTCGTTCTCTATTAGTCGGGAGATCTAACGCGACATTGCACGATCTGTCGCGGCTCGCTCCTTTTGAACAACGAAGGTAGGACGTGTACTTGGTATGTAGAAAAtttgtaaacaattttacttagagttatattttacgtattagTTTTTTCATGGTCTTCACTTAGAGATAAGAAATTAGCGCGATATCTCGCGATATCGTTCGCGGCACGTTAATATATGTCACAAACGGACCCACGCGACATTGGCATGGATCTTATCACTTTTATGGTATATTTAGGGAGTGGTTAAACGCATAAAAATAACAGACTGAAGaacggaagaaaaaagaaagacggTACGAAAGAGGAAGATCTTAATCGCGGTCCAAATAATCatcatcaatttattattatttatagatgtCTTGTTTCATGTACGAGCAAAAATATGACGATTAGCGCGATCGCCAGCGAATATTAAACGCAAACTTTTATCGAGTATCAA
Proteins encoded:
- the LOC139813985 gene encoding uncharacterized protein, with the protein product MLSQRLRWLLPALIVSWTSLQLGAALPAHNERSHVSANAFDPSAATSTIIRQDHDGRAHHPTNGKNETQSGHKLVASPAGLLRPDKFQFYTYDDKGDMITRQMTAQEIQGLIAAGGADHVAMDRQEPQKADDVLTGGKKVMDVVQKVQNVLKSALDKPPTLTGSIPKIPEHANVEWSNILPSILSGETDAISPNGESSQLSHKITTERTEVESTSRHPTKKPTTSDVQTNAYAGFTNNAQGKPQHGHHSQQTAATEKPMIPVPVITLTEHKLSTLQSAVTESPIFQIISVIPVESVAIKGGQTDLPSTAGTSAASSAITQSPAQTEGSQTEQYVELTLSEVPEGITFPQLTSLDMYPVSITKQTTTSNKVGSQGMEAAATYSTTTPGVSMHSSVTKKTVTQGGSGESTSATDKISPLNASYVLVQSKNNTKVSDDSSFASGVTKGSQASGTYNDDKVIPQTDTLATPVPISHASSKPEEEGSNETTPRSPSTLASVTRIKAPTVPTSLHTLISDHYLGEGFSTVTKEPSGPVTSTYGENYLNPLPTEIQSSPPIEPLPTQLIDSFSSVINQVSEVKPPVLPLSSTSNERPEIPIVNINYDQRRNVSEANETAVVKEENFRPVVNTQTYVTVTTEIPSRDATPELVEHSVIYRPLNAVDGESSTIGVPASSQITATTSTTSTKIGATNNRVVISNSATTPAGLKSTATISGSTAPSFVQLQLEKSHATVAAPPAGQTESPAAPESTADRIAPSEKTSTSIAHNAAKTQSTIAPIDTSLSSIKPMTTNEYFDNALASLNLSDPVSAIDQVLSIAPLPSSIPAIEPIGLPSNASNFTASGLASGLIAGFATSTSGVSTDKINSDQTVENKSDEYTKLTQESIENVTKIYEEIVGLDLNDQKERNVTQSTQETLTDPARNGTLIYGALTQTKESNDTLEPIKLSSSNEKFDNSTKAPLSSPANKFTTVNDEAKDGVGQSATTVRIIIVNPERTTTTRSPGVNKTTLGASNNQKKTEIKEKVKTTEAPIVRTDQSPEFSQVSVIVANDTRNSGQAESSPKIEVLGEKNGSFADTSPVTKETVAIPSVNDSTSELYNSPAHSNLTADTSVSNVTSDSAIESNQNSTDSAFSQHPNRVTSTVGYKDVDDTQNKKDENNNDSSPQSIQEHTDSSIKVVTQESTGNASGNKGDTPRPDNPVNNTSNQSVAQIASTSIKSDGHSDNSTENKTASLKHSESSPKPDVTRLQASTPPSSAPVRQTLKPTVGHRPSEKSDVTKTEADVIAEDKWTLISQQVPPTVSKLPKPSKPPKPLRKPVNNAQTSSPLSSPPTSSESTVVRSPGAEAAAHQQDQQHFPTQSLLPLDASQSAIGLDITIRHTSADIVNFAKLCNELAFNFWVATNKGLSTARSLALSPFGMTSLLAMIFLGARGPTSDQMNEVLGLDDVATFNPHLVFQNITDAVGLARGQGIANAAFVRELFADKMKVRKLMPFYKEQAQQFYEGLVTEVNFATISDLVRRRTNLLVRKQTGGRIKDFVKTNTVPLRSPLAALSANVFQTDCNSSLTSSVGRDGELYFAVSPAVRQRKLIPVPATTWRSGVLAGYEPSIDATAVALGGSDKLVSTIFVLPGQQGHTAPGDNLDRLEQRLVRSAFRDGAWNKLLKVLISRHGLELQVPKFSHRSVVNATAALKRMGLDELFSGNADFKGINGVGHRLHLADVLQMNLFSTCGDENILSGRHHVETYPASPLRRNVGRRMEDDNSGNVTEEDTSRYRALSQEDNGDSYADQSLTDLYGFYREERQLSGSLERPRLKLDRPFLYFVRHNPSGIILHMGRFNPRLLP